A stretch of the Paenibacillus dendritiformis genome encodes the following:
- a CDS encoding metallophosphoesterase family protein produces the protein MNAFRFIHAADLHVDSPFRGLRELPSSLRARAVESTFAAWDALVDLAVREQAAFVVVSGDLYDGKDRSLKAQWRLQRGMERLAGHGIAVYLIHGNHDPLHEGVQWAWPDNVTVFGAGAPGAALARGADGTPLAVIAGMSYGDSAVRDNLAARYPAEPEKALAAEEANGLPDRARLFRIGMLHGTVDGRPGHDPYAPCSKRELIASGYDYWALGHIHLREVLHDSPYIVYPGNTQGRHVKETGPKGCYVVEVDERRHVSLRFAPLDLVRWRDEAVDIADLADMQQVMDRLDAALAGLRQQCGSRLVFARLTLVGRTALYRELQRQSLERQWAAAANEQELERMERSGSTDGVWIAELRVRCRPDLDPAVWLESDSFLGDLVRLADRSRQDGELRDELLAEALGAFQMQPRLRQWLAEQPEEAQADWLHEAMLLALEALQEGGNAS, from the coding sequence TTGAATGCGTTTCGCTTCATACATGCGGCAGACCTGCATGTGGACAGCCCGTTCCGGGGCCTGAGGGAGCTTCCGTCATCGCTGCGCGCGCGCGCCGTCGAATCGACCTTCGCCGCATGGGATGCGCTCGTGGATCTGGCGGTGCGGGAACAGGCCGCCTTCGTCGTCGTCAGCGGCGACCTGTACGACGGCAAGGATCGGTCGCTGAAGGCCCAGTGGCGTCTCCAGCGGGGAATGGAACGGCTGGCCGGGCACGGGATTGCGGTCTATCTGATTCACGGCAATCACGATCCGCTGCATGAAGGCGTGCAGTGGGCGTGGCCGGACAACGTGACCGTTTTCGGCGCCGGCGCGCCCGGCGCGGCCTTGGCCCGCGGGGCCGACGGGACGCCGCTTGCGGTGATCGCCGGGATGTCGTACGGCGATTCCGCCGTTCGGGACAATCTGGCCGCGCGTTATCCGGCGGAGCCGGAGAAGGCGCTTGCCGCCGAGGAGGCGAACGGCTTGCCGGACCGGGCGCGCCTGTTCCGCATCGGCATGCTGCACGGGACGGTCGACGGGCGGCCGGGCCATGATCCGTATGCTCCCTGCTCCAAGCGGGAGCTGATCGCCTCCGGGTACGATTATTGGGCGCTCGGCCATATTCACCTCCGGGAGGTGCTTCATGACTCTCCCTATATCGTCTACCCCGGCAATACGCAGGGGCGGCATGTCAAGGAGACCGGGCCGAAGGGCTGCTACGTCGTCGAGGTGGACGAGCGGCGTCACGTGTCGCTGCGCTTCGCGCCGCTCGATCTGGTCCGCTGGCGCGATGAGGCCGTCGACATCGCGGATCTCGCCGATATGCAGCAGGTGATGGATCGGCTGGACGCAGCGCTGGCCGGGCTGCGCCAGCAGTGCGGCAGCCGCCTCGTCTTCGCGCGCCTGACGCTGGTCGGGCGGACGGCGCTCTACCGCGAGCTGCAGCGCCAATCGCTGGAGCGGCAGTGGGCGGCTGCGGCCAACGAGCAGGAGCTGGAACGGATGGAGCGTTCCGGTTCGACAGACGGGGTATGGATCGCCGAGCTTCGCGTCCGGTGCCGGCCGGATCTCGATCCGGCCGTCTGGCTGGAATCGGACAGCTTCCTCGGCGATCTGGTCCGGCTGGCGGACCGGAGCCGGCAGGACGGCGAGCTGCGGGACGAGCTGCTGGCGGAAGCGCTTGGCGCCTTCCAGATGCAGCCCCGCCTTCGCCAATGGCTGGCCGAACAGCCGGAAGAAGCGCAGGCGGATTGGCTGCACGAAGCGATGCTGCTGGCGCTTGAAGCGCTGCAGGAAGGAGGGAACGCGTCATGA
- a CDS encoding glycosyltransferase family 4 protein — MKILQALFFPPEQPGGVSSMVPYIQDRFQLPRWEMELFSLPKRLRGKGQEEIAFATFDWTVYGDSPIVAKYIQTIRDYIWWTRRRITSSYDLIHAHHPIAGWVMKRLFPETPVILTVHSSYERELLLNGKIEPDGPEFRFLTSLYGELEAHVDLMMTVSNSFRHDLAPYVARPERIEVLPNGFDEKRFRPIAHENEVPQLIVVCRLVPAKGLDVLLRACSELKRRGRPYVLHIIGDGPIREDLERLAQELGIYDETIFYGYMLHPEEFMPFSDIFVLPSRAEAFGSVFAEAALCGLALVGTNVGGIAEQITDGVNGLLVPVDDPDALAAALDRVMTDPAFRYELSRTAWTKAKQDYSLSGVVNELKRIYLRFRVTAD, encoded by the coding sequence ATGAAAATATTGCAGGCGTTGTTTTTCCCGCCGGAACAGCCGGGAGGCGTGTCCTCCATGGTTCCCTATATACAAGACCGCTTCCAGCTCCCCCGATGGGAGATGGAGCTCTTCTCGCTGCCCAAGCGGCTGCGGGGCAAAGGGCAGGAGGAGATCGCCTTCGCGACCTTCGACTGGACCGTATATGGCGATTCTCCGATCGTGGCCAAATATATTCAGACGATCCGCGATTACATATGGTGGACGAGACGGCGAATCACCTCCTCCTATGATCTTATTCATGCCCATCATCCGATTGCCGGCTGGGTGATGAAGCGGCTCTTCCCCGAGACGCCGGTCATCTTGACGGTTCACTCCAGCTACGAGCGGGAACTGCTTCTGAACGGCAAAATCGAGCCGGACGGACCGGAGTTCCGCTTCCTGACCTCCTTGTACGGGGAGCTGGAAGCGCATGTCGATCTGATGATGACGGTATCGAATTCGTTCCGGCACGATCTGGCGCCCTACGTCGCGCGCCCGGAGCGGATCGAGGTGCTCCCGAACGGCTTCGACGAGAAGCGGTTCCGGCCGATTGCCCATGAGAATGAAGTGCCCCAGTTAATTGTCGTATGCCGGCTTGTCCCGGCGAAGGGGCTTGATGTGCTGCTCCGGGCTTGCTCCGAGCTGAAGCGGCGCGGCCGGCCTTATGTGCTCCACATCATCGGCGACGGGCCGATCCGCGAGGATCTGGAGCGGCTTGCCCAGGAGCTTGGCATTTATGACGAGACGATATTTTATGGCTATATGCTCCATCCGGAGGAGTTCATGCCATTCTCGGACATCTTCGTGCTGCCCTCCCGGGCGGAGGCGTTCGGATCGGTGTTCGCGGAGGCGGCGTTGTGCGGGCTCGCGCTGGTCGGCACGAATGTCGGCGGCATCGCCGAGCAGATTACCGACGGGGTGAACGGGCTGCTGGTGCCCGTGGACGATCCGGACGCGCTCGCCGCGGCGCTGGATCGGGTCATGACGGATCCGGCGTTCCGCTATGAGCTGTCCCGGACGGCCTGGACGAAGGCGAAGCAGGATTACTCGCTGAGCGGCGTCGTGAACGAGTTGAAGCGAATCTATCTCCGCTTCCGCGTCACCGCGGACTGA
- a CDS encoding sensor domain-containing diguanylate cyclase: MELSIAMNRLVTPELSGSTAVAVTSACMMYILFIMLLMTVRLYSRQRSGAYILFIAALLLIAFERTLDLADYEWFPGWFDPYGIGRTALQAFSFLLMNLAVLRLYKRSNRRMRVYALTALLLLAGAAALSLILAEQYGLSAKPSWPLIVYHMTFTVFCYFWIGPRAGQRVKYAFTLLVNFLMNLSSGVNSIYFGGMNRLLFYLEHALPLVYFTLMFFILFERVVEHLQRTYRSSITDGLTQLYNRRYLFKAMQSYAQKEAAISLIFCDIDNFKRLNDTQGHDRADDELKLVSAIIREEVEEAGIPGRFGGEELVALIVDPHARVDQLAENIRRRVEAETSVTVSVGHSALRSGMTPEELVREADQAMYHSKTTGKNRVTDYDAIGSPRRRKRASAAGR, from the coding sequence ATGGAGCTATCGATTGCGATGAATCGGCTTGTTACCCCAGAGTTATCCGGCAGCACCGCCGTCGCGGTGACGTCGGCGTGCATGATGTATATTTTGTTCATTATGCTTTTGATGACGGTTCGCCTCTATTCCAGGCAGCGCTCCGGAGCATATATTCTATTCATCGCGGCCTTGCTGCTCATCGCGTTCGAGCGGACGTTGGATCTTGCCGATTATGAATGGTTTCCCGGATGGTTCGATCCGTATGGGATAGGAAGAACCGCCCTGCAAGCGTTTTCTTTTTTGTTGATGAATTTGGCGGTGCTGCGGCTGTACAAGCGCAGCAACCGGAGAATGCGCGTATATGCGCTGACTGCCCTGCTCCTGCTCGCGGGAGCCGCCGCCCTCTCCCTCATCCTGGCGGAGCAGTATGGGCTATCCGCCAAGCCGTCGTGGCCGCTCATAGTCTATCATATGACGTTCACCGTATTCTGTTATTTCTGGATTGGCCCCCGTGCGGGCCAGCGGGTGAAGTATGCGTTTACCCTCCTCGTCAATTTTTTGATGAACCTGTCGTCCGGAGTGAACTCGATTTATTTCGGCGGAATGAACAGGCTCCTGTTCTACCTGGAGCACGCGCTTCCGCTCGTGTATTTCACGCTCATGTTCTTCATTCTGTTCGAGCGCGTGGTCGAGCATCTGCAGCGGACATACCGGTCCTCGATTACCGACGGGCTGACCCAATTGTACAACCGCCGCTATCTCTTCAAGGCAATGCAGAGCTACGCGCAGAAGGAGGCCGCCATTTCGCTCATCTTCTGCGATATCGACAATTTCAAGCGCTTGAACGATACGCAGGGGCATGATAGAGCGGATGATGAGCTGAAGCTGGTCTCCGCGATCATTCGGGAGGAAGTGGAGGAAGCCGGCATTCCGGGGCGCTTCGGAGGCGAGGAGCTCGTGGCGCTGATCGTGGATCCGCATGCCCGCGTGGATCAGTTGGCCGAGAATATCCGCCGGAGGGTGGAGGCGGAGACAAGCGTCACCGTCAGCGTCGGCCACAGCGCGCTGCGAAGCGGAATGACGCCCGAGGAGCTGGTCAGGGAGGCGGACCAGGCGATGTACCACTCGAAGACGACAGGCAAGAATCGAGTGACCGATTATGACGCCATCGGCAGCCCCCGCCGGCGCAAGCGCGCTTCAGCGGCCGGCCGCTGA